One window of Pocillopora verrucosa isolate sample1 chromosome 9, ASM3666991v2, whole genome shotgun sequence genomic DNA carries:
- the LOC136283251 gene encoding uncharacterized protein, whose protein sequence is MKEKSEWPKMELAESPKVMPEMKSTKKQQQESTTLVTVQENRAQRAKSSQGGSAPAWRLNPKRFSSWNRLVNIHARVRRALHNMSKKGPRQTSKALLPCEIREAEAEVVRSCQHEAFPGEYKALVTGKPIPTKSPLMKLNPVLDEEGCIRSNGRLQFAEYLPYDVRFPMILPRGHCVTKLIVKHYHEQANHTAGTNFVLSQINQKYWIIAAREEIREWERECNMCKRMRSKTTTQIMAPIPEIRLRFTFRPFDQTAVDYAGPFTTVQGRGVRRQKRWLCLFTCLSTRAVHLEVAFGLDTDSFLNAFTRFTSRRGVPKEMVSDCGTNFVGAVNELKELTSELDQDKIQQSTANRGVTWRFNPPGAPHFGGIHEAIIKSAKKAIYGVIGTSDVTDEELITAVTGVESLLNARPLTYQSANPQDIVPLTPNHFLHGQLGGQFAPETVDTTEFSPRKRWRKVQEIISQVWRRWLQEYLPLLSGRPKWTEVIKDLKKDDVVLVLDSKLPRGRWPLGRIIETYPGRDGHTRVAKIQCGASTVVRPIHKLVPLHES, encoded by the coding sequence ATGAAGGAGAAAAGTGAGTGGCCTAAGATGGAGTTAGCCGAAAGCCCGAAAGTGATGCCCGAAATGAAGTCGACAAAGAAACAGCAACAGGAGTCTACCACCCTTGTGACCGTGCAAGAAAACCGAGCTCAGAGGGCCAAGTCGAGTCAGGGTGGCAGTGCTCCAGCCTGGAGATTGAACCCGAAACGCTTCTCAAGTTGGAACCGACTGGTGAACATACATGCTAGAGTAAGGAGGGCACTCCACAACATGTCAAAGAAGGGTCCGAGACAGACCAGTAAAGCATTGTTACCGTGTGAGATCAGAGAAGCTGAGGCAGAGGTGGTGCGATCGTGCCAGCACGAAGCATTCCCTGGCGAATACAAAGCTCTAGTGACCGGGAAACCGATACCGACCAAGAGCCCACTAATGAAGTTGAATCCGGTATTAGACGAAGAAGGCTGTATCCGTTCAAATGGAAGGCTCCAGTTCGCAGAGTACCTGCCTTATGATGTCCGATTCCCAATGATCCTGCCGCGAGGACATTGTGTAACTAAACTCATTGTAAAACATTATCACGAACAGGCCAATCATACAGCAGGAACCAACTTTGTATTGTCCCAAATCAACCAGAAGTATTGGATCATTGCAGCCAGAGAAGAGATCCGAGAGTGGGAGCGTGAGTGTAACATGTGTAAACGAATGCGGAGCAAGACCACCACACAGATCATGGCCCCGATTCCAGAGATCCGTCTTCGCTTTACCTTCCGTCCCTTTGACCAAACAGCCGTTGACTATGCCGGGCCTTTTACCACTGTACAAGGACGAGGTGTGCGCCGACAGAAGAGGTGGCTgtgtttgtttacttgtttgtcaACCCGTGCGGTCCATTTGGAGGTAGCATTTGGTTTGGACACCGACAGCTTTCTGAATGCCTTTACACGCTTTACAAGCAGACGAGGAGTGCCAAAGGAGATGGTGAGCGACTGTGGAACCAATTTTGTTGGAGCCGTCAACGAACTGAAAGAACTGACCAGTGAGCTGGACCAGGACAAGATTCAGCAAAGCACAGCCAATCGAGGGGTGACATGGAGATTCAACCCGCCCGGGGCACCACATTTTGGTGGCATTCACGAGGCCATAATAAAGTCAGCCAAGAAAGCTATTTACGGAGTTATCGGGACAAGTGACGTAACTGATGAAGAGTTAATTACCGCAGTGACTGGAGTGGAAAGCCTGCTCAATGCACGACCGCTCACCTACCAGTCAGCTAACCCCCAGGACATTGTACCGCTGACTCCTAACCACTTCTTACATGGACAGCTGGGCGGTCAATTCGCACCTGAAACCGTTGACACCACCGAGTTCAGTCCACGCAAACGTTGGCGAAAGGTCCAAGAGATAATTTCCCAAGTCTGGAGGAGGTGGCTACAAGAGTACCTTCCTTTGTTAAGCGGAAGGCCAAAGTGGACCGAAGTGATCAAGGATCTCAAGAAGGATGACGTAGTCCTTGTCCTGGATTCTAAACTGCCCAGAGGACGGTGGCCTCTAGGACGCATCATCGAAACTTATCCAGGAAGGGATGGCCACACCAGAGTCGCTAAGATCCAATGTGGCGCAAGCACCGTTGTGAGACCAATCCATAAACTAGTGCCTTTGCACGAAAGTTAG